The genomic region CCTTGCCCTTGTTTTTCACGTTTCCTTCTTGCAAGAAAAAAACACCCTTCCTAAGGCAAGTATAGaatataaaaagacaaaaaagttaCCAACAAAAGACACTTTTATTTTGGTGTTATTGTCCTTACACAAAAGATACTAACATGTCTAGCATAGAGATGGCATCCATCCATTTACTACATGTCTTAATTGATAGCTTGGGTCCAATTAAGGAACATATCCCCCGCCCCGCACCTCTCAACTTTTCTAATCACTACAATTAACATCAGTCTTAGTTCTGTCTCTCACATTACCTAACCACAGAATTAATTAGACAAATAGGGGATTGAGATGCACATGGGTTTTATTGAAGAGATGAGGAATGCATTAGTAGATATATATGGttgaattatataagtatGGTAGATAAAGTTATGGTTGGTTGCCACAGATTATGGTTGTCTGGTTGCTTTCATACCCTAAACCATGTGTTGTCTATCATATATATGATACTTGCATGATTGATTGATTGTAGCCAACGTGATAAAATCacacattctttttttttttaatattgattgattgatgaagggtttattattatatatccctatcattaatattattattactgttatttttttttttaataactagTGGTGGCTCTTTGTTGAGgtgtaaaattaaatggaaagctctgataaaaaagaatttacaacaaggacaaaattaataattctaaatatccgttcaaaaattacataattttatcaattatcagtaaaaaatatttataattttttgaattataaaaaattattaataattataccaaattttaaaaaactttgtTGCGAATTATCctaatttatattacatatttcctagcagaaagaaaaaaccccAAAAAAGAGCATTGCTAAAATTTGTTGACATAAATAACCACCCAATGGTAAGCCCACATACGTTTAATTTTAGGCAGGACGTTAGTTACCTCAATTTGGGCTCAAGTGCTTTTTCCTGGGCGTGATTTGAAGTGGACTGAAGGTCATGGTTACTGTAACTTGGGCTGGATAATTGGGCTTCCAGTGTAGTTGGGCCGGTATGGGAAAGACACAGAGGGAAAGGGCAGAGAAACGTAGCCGCTGGCTCCCTTTCTCCTTAACTCGTTCAAACTTTCACGTTCGCAGCAGCAGAAGTTTTCTCGGAGCTCTCCCTGCAGTTTGCACCCTTTTCAGCTTTTAGGTTCGTCTACTGTGATTTTCATAGCTATGGATTgaatttaacttaaattttggaatttcttCGTTTTGCTTTTACATTCTTATGTTCATGCTCTGTATATCTACTGCTCTATGCTTGTGGTAAATGAGTTTGCCGTTTCATTTATGTTTGAAAGAGCTATGGAGTTtgaattattgttatgaacGGATTAGAGAGTTCGAACTTTTAATATGCTCAAGTATTGCGAGGTCGAGTAATTTTGGATGGCTTTTCTGGGAGGATGTTGTtattcttttggttttttacTTAATGTTTTTATCATCACTGAGTGTGCTGAAAACACTGCAGAAAGAATATTGTTAGTGTGGCTTTGTTTCCTTTTAGAATAGTAACgttatttgaaatttggtgATTTGGGTTTAtctaattatagttttatgcATGGTATAGGACTGTGTTTCGGGAATATTGGTATGGTTTCTATTGGTTTGAAAGCGTTGCAATTGAGAAAACATAAATCCCGTAATTTATCTGAGGACAGCTTGATGGCTGACGAAGGCACGTCTTCTATTGATAAGGTTAGGAAACATAGGAGAATGGGCAGGAAAGGAAGTAAGAAAAATGCAGGGTTTCATGGAGGTGCTTCTACTGAAAACCAATCAGGTGGTGGTGTACctaaaaaatttgcaaaggACAAGACATCCTCTGTACCTCAGGCATCATATGTCAGgttttttcttgattgtgGCTTTACTTCTGTGTTACATGAATTATGTCATCATGCATGTGCTCCATGTAAATGCATTCTTGGAATTGTTTTGATTATAGAAAGCAGGTTGACCCAGAGACTGCTAAATACTTTTCGGAGatatcaaatgtgatagaAGGAGCTGAGATTGACCTGGAGGAGCGATCTGTTATATGTGGCAATGCATTGGAAGAAGCCAGAGGGAAAGAAGTAGAACTTGCAACTGATTATATTATCAGCCATACTATGCAAACTCTCCTTGAAGGCTGTTCTGTGGAGCATCTTTGTGCGTTTCTCAGAGGATGTGCAAAGAACTTTTGTCGTATTTCTATGGATAGGTCTGGTTCCCATGTAGCTGAAACGGCCCTGAAGTCGTTGGCCAGGCACCTTGAGGATGATGAGAATCACTCTCTCATTGAAGAGACACTATCTACTTTGTGCCAGGTATCTGCTGCTTGATCCTAATAGTACTTGCGTGACTCAAGCTGGCAATATCGAAGTCTGCACCCCAATTGCTGAAAGGCATTACTTGAATTTCTCACTGGGTTTACTTTACTTCTGTTATGTAGAAATCTATTGTATTAAAAAGAAGCTTTATCTGCTGACAATGATGATAATTTCCTTGTGATGCACTTTGTAGTATGTACTTTAAAGCATGTGGGTAGCATTTGCAACCGTCATACTAAATTGTTTCTCCCCTACTTCCTTTTTTGCTAGGCAATTGTGGTCAATCCTGTTGATATTATGTGCAACTGTTATGGATCCCATGTCTTGCGGAGACTTCTTTGTCTTTGTAAAGGAGATCCAGTTGACTCATCAGAGTTTCATAGCATAAAGCCATCAGTAGTACTGGCAGAACGCTTGAATTTGAGATCAACTCAGTTAGATGGTCATGAATCACAACAGAACCCGCCGTTTCCAGATCAACTAAAGTTTCTCATATCAGAGATGTTAAACCCTTCGAGGGCAGACATTGCAATCCTACAAGTAAATCAGTACAGTAGTTTGGTTCTGCAGGCAGGTTTTGCtatctttttaactttttgaacTGCAACAGATTTCATATTGTATGACTTTGTGATGCATCCCACTGATTCAATATACTACACTAATTTTATCCGTTTTTAAATGAGTTACCTTATCTTTAATGTTAATGAACATTaagtaattcaataatatgtaTTGCTTTGGTACAATAGCACCCACAGATACCCCACCTACATGTAATTTAAACAAACCAATGGATCTCCCCGATGAACTTGAGTTCTAAAATCGAACTTGATGAAATGTGTCTTACCTGTGATGAATTATATCTTTTCGATGACAGACTGCTTTGAAATTATTAGCTGGAAAAGAGGAGGAGTTGTTCCGCTTAGTTCCGCTTCTCCTTGGATGCCATACAGACAATGCCTTAGAAGGAAACTTCTTAGAAGTTACAGCAGGGAAAAAAATTCTGCGTTTGGTAGAAGAAAATGCATACAGTCACTTAATGGAGGTGAGATTTTAACAAAGCTAATCTTTCTGCATTTTGTATCATAGTATACTTATGAATTCCCATTTCTCATCATTGCAACGGGAGTTTCCGTCCTATGATATTTTAGGGtctaaattttactatttttcgATATTTACTGAGAGGTATACTACCCTGAAGCAAGATCTAACTTGATGGAACATATGCTCCCAAATCTAGTATGATAACTATGTCATGAAACAACTCCATGGAGACATTAAATGATCCAGACTGTATATGTTCAACCATTTATAGTTCATTGGTGTGGTAAATCAATCATATGTGGGACATTGCTGTTTACTATTAACCTTCATATTTTGACCTTCATTTCCTTTTTCGCAGGTCATCTTGGCAGTGGCTCCTGATACCttatataatgaaatattcaCAAAAGTGTTCAACAATTCTTTGTTTAGGATGTCGTCACATCCTTCTGCAAATTTCGTTGTGCAAGCATTGATATCTCATGCAAGAAATCAAGAGCATGTATGTCCAGCGATCATTCAAGATTTGTTTGGCAATTCATGCTTGCAATGTAGTTCTAATTTGATCAAGTGCATAGTCAATTTCATCATAACTTAGTCACTGTGGCATCTTTTGgctaaatattgaatagtGTTGTTAAATTCTGCAAGATGTACAAATTAGGAATATTGTTCATTGGTATATGTCACTGTAAGACACAATGGGTGAAAAAGTTTTTTAAGAAGACTTTGTAACAATATGGTGGTCCtatgatgtatatataaacttcTCTCCAGCAACGCTACTCATAACATTTGTAGCAGGTATTCTactgatttatataaaacGAATGGCTTATCAATTCTTTGCTTAGTTATTGTGGCTTGCAAAAGAATCTGTTGTTTggcaattttaaattttgtgattgttaTCTAATTCATGTTTTTCATTCCAGATAAAGTTGATTTACGAGGAACTGGGTTCTAGATTAAAGAGTCTGGTTGAACTGGGAAGGTCTGGAGTTGTTGCAGCTCTGGTTGCTGCAAGTCAAAGGCTTGAGATCCATGAGCAAAAggttccttttcttttggagatatgtatatatattctatcttttaaaattctGTCTTTGTTAAGGTTCAAATGAATGTTTCAGATCCTGTTAAAGTTAGCACGATGTTAAGACTTTTCTTTGACAGAACAAGTGGTGAAACAGAACTTTTATGTAGTTTACTTTTAATGCCTTTCCTTACACCCATCCCCTCTTGGTATTAAACTAGGTTTACTTTGTTCTACTTATTGTTTATACTTTCTTTGTTGACCAGGACTCCATTGTTTTTGGTGGCAGTGTTGTAAAGCCCTTGCTGATGCTGTGTGTTTGACAAATGAGCCTTCTGCATGCATTGTTCCGCGGATATTATTTCTCGACAATTACTTCTCTGCTGTTGATAAAGCCAACTGGAATTGGCCGAGTGGTGTTAAAATGCATGTTTTGGGTTCTTTAATGCTGCAATCCATTTTCAGATTTCCAAGTGTATGTTGTTTACTTCttattttggttttgtatTTCCACAGAACTATGATACTTGCATTATGTTCTAAAGTAAGAGTACTGATCCTGGAAACAAAGAAGTTTGCTCGGCCTCTCCCACAacttagagagagaaaatcgTATGTATTTAGCGTTAAGTAACATaagttaatttgaaaaaactGTATCTCTTCACTTTGTCTGAAACCTAATAAGTTAATTTGAAGAACTGTGTCTTCTCTTCACTTTTTCTGAAACCTAATTCTTACATCCGGactttttttgtccttttagtGGCAGGTGTCCTTTTAGAATATTGTTGAaacttttgtttatttctggCGTCTAATAGCATGAAATCTTGTACAAAATAGAGGGCTTTGAATTTCCTCCTTGCTGTTTTTTAATCTCTTTGGTT from Sesamum indicum cultivar Zhongzhi No. 13 linkage group LG3, S_indicum_v1.0, whole genome shotgun sequence harbors:
- the LOC105157885 gene encoding pumilio homolog 23 isoform X1; protein product: MVSIGLKALQLRKHKSRNLSEDSLMADEGTSSIDKVRKHRRMGRKGSKKNAGFHGGASTENQSGGGVPKKFAKDKTSSVPQASYVRKQVDPETAKYFSEISNVIEGAEIDLEERSVICGNALEEARGKEVELATDYIISHTMQTLLEGCSVEHLCAFLRGCAKNFCRISMDRSGSHVAETALKSLARHLEDDENHSLIEETLSTLCQAIVVNPVDIMCNCYGSHVLRRLLCLCKGDPVDSSEFHSIKPSVVLAERLNLRSTQLDGHESQQNPPFPDQLKFLISEMLNPSRADIAILQVNQYSSLVLQTALKLLAGKEEELFRLVPLLLGCHTDNALEGNFLEVTAGKKILRLVEENAYSHLMEVILAVAPDTLYNEIFTKVFNNSLFRMSSHPSANFVVQALISHARNQEHIKLIYEELGSRLKSLVELGRSGVVAALVAASQRLEIHEQKCCKALADAVCLTNEPSACIVPRILFLDNYFSAVDKANWNWPSGVKMHVLGSLMLQSIFRFPSEFIQAYITSITSLEEDQILEASKDPAGVRVIEAFLTSNASAKQKRKLVSKLRGHFGELSVLPSGSFTVEKCFSASNLSLRETIVSELLPVQTELSKTKQGPYLLKKLDVESFAKRPDHWRSRQTSKESAYKEFYAAFGPMDTKSSRSENFLSDTHHKSMEKLKGMRKEIDARLSTGYSSKSGSPFLAHQGSGGPKKTGNKQVPEGREFPRDVGYDSFQSKSKRHKVEKTSISSKNNNDGETLHGDKSSSIKNEKKRRRKDGLSNSLDKKLKAGISD
- the LOC105157885 gene encoding pumilio homolog 23 isoform X2; the protein is MGRKGSKKNAGFHGGASTENQSGGGVPKKFAKDKTSSVPQASYVRKQVDPETAKYFSEISNVIEGAEIDLEERSVICGNALEEARGKEVELATDYIISHTMQTLLEGCSVEHLCAFLRGCAKNFCRISMDRSGSHVAETALKSLARHLEDDENHSLIEETLSTLCQAIVVNPVDIMCNCYGSHVLRRLLCLCKGDPVDSSEFHSIKPSVVLAERLNLRSTQLDGHESQQNPPFPDQLKFLISEMLNPSRADIAILQVNQYSSLVLQTALKLLAGKEEELFRLVPLLLGCHTDNALEGNFLEVTAGKKILRLVEENAYSHLMEVILAVAPDTLYNEIFTKVFNNSLFRMSSHPSANFVVQALISHARNQEHIKLIYEELGSRLKSLVELGRSGVVAALVAASQRLEIHEQKCCKALADAVCLTNEPSACIVPRILFLDNYFSAVDKANWNWPSGVKMHVLGSLMLQSIFRFPSEFIQAYITSITSLEEDQILEASKDPAGVRVIEAFLTSNASAKQKRKLVSKLRGHFGELSVLPSGSFTVEKCFSASNLSLRETIVSELLPVQTELSKTKQGPYLLKKLDVESFAKRPDHWRSRQTSKESAYKEFYAAFGPMDTKSSRSENFLSDTHHKSMEKLKGMRKEIDARLSTGYSSKSGSPFLAHQGSGGPKKTGNKQVPEGREFPRDVGYDSFQSKSKRHKVEKTSISSKNNNDGETLHGDKSSSIKNEKKRRRKDGLSNSLDKKLKAGISD